One genomic segment of Mastomys coucha isolate ucsf_1 unplaced genomic scaffold, UCSF_Mcou_1 pScaffold22, whole genome shotgun sequence includes these proteins:
- the Kiaa0895l gene encoding uncharacterized protein KIAA0895-like homolog isoform X1, protein MVLDSGTQVYEQAPPSPPAGSPSPHHKLKPSNQNGPPLYPWPQSLGMPLALAVPSALQQQTMWQTFSELHLEQRSHMRRSESTYSVNSTGRRGRGKAPAGRGCDPGGTLRPAASLPHIAKIRKDVGSNSSSKSPCMLVALRPTNMEQEREKFFQSHYTYNPQFEYQEPMPMSVLEKYQEASAQFMHQAVGIIEAVLEKFGTYENFEAATGGQLLTKCQIWSIVRKYMQKEGCVGEVVVQLSEDLLSQAVMMVENSRPTLAINLTGARQYWLEGMLRHEIGTHYLRGVNNSRQPWHSAEGRLQYGLQPANPTEEGLASLHSVLFRKQPFLWRAALLYYTIHQAARMSFRQLFQDLAQYVQDEGVRWEYCVRAKRGQTDTSQPGCFSKDQVYLDGILRILRHRHTIDFQLLTSLGKVSYEDVEHLRPHGVLDNTRVPHFMKDLERYRQQLEHIMTTNRLDEAELGRLLPD, encoded by the exons ATGGTGCTGGACTCGGGGACCCAAGTGTATGAGCAGGCACCCCCCAGCCCACCTGCCGGTTCCCCATCTCCGCACCATAAGCTGAAGCCCTCAAACCAAAATGGGCCACCTCTGTACCCCTGGCCTCAGTCCCTGGGTATGCCCTTGGCTCTGGCAGTTCCCTCAGCACTGCAGCAGCAGACTATGTGGCAGACCTTCTCAGAGCTGCACTTGGAACAGCGTAGCCACATGCGGCGCAGCGAGAGCACCTACAGTGTAAATAGTACTGGCCGGCGGGGGCGTGGCAAAGCCCCAGCTGGACGGGGTTGTGATCCAGGAGGGACCCTGCGGCCTGCAGCCTCCTTACCTCATATTGCTAAGATTCGAAAGGATGTAGGCAGTAATAGCAGCAGCAAGAGCCCCTGTATGCTGGTGGCCCTGCGGCCAACTAACATGGAACAGGAACGGGAAAAGTTCTTCCAGTCTCATTATACCTACAATCCACAATTTGAGTATCAGGAACCGATGCCAATGAGTGTGCTGGAGAAGTACCAGGAGGCCTCTGCACAGTTTATGCATCAG GCAGTTGGCATCATTGAGGCTGTCCTGGAGAAGTTTGGCACTTATGAAAACTTTGAGGCTGCCACAGGGGGCCAGCTGCTGACCAAGTGCCAGATTTGGTCCATTGTGCGCAAATACATGCAGAAGGAAGGCTGCGTTGGGGAG GTTGTGGTGCAACTGAGTGAAGATCTGCTATCCCAGGCAGTAATGATGGTGGAGAACAGCCGACCCACACTGGCCATCAACTTGACTGGAGCCCGCCAGTATTGGTTGGAAGGCATGCTGCGGCACGAGATAG GCACCCACTACCTGCGTGGTGTGAATAATTCGCGGCAACCATGGCACAGCGCAGAAGGCAGACTGCAGTATGGCCTTCAGCCAGCCAACCCCACTGAGGAGGGCCTGGCCAGCCTGCATAGTGTGCTCTTTCGAAAGCAACCATTCCTGTGGCGTGCCGCCCTGCTCTACTATACCATCCACCAGGCGGCGCGCATGTCCTTCCGCCAGCTCTTCCAGGATCTGGCGCAATATGTGCAGGACGAGGGTGTGCGCTGGGAGTACTGTGTCCGTGCCAAGCGAGGACAGACGGATACCTCCCAGCCAG GCTGCTTCAGTAAGGACCAGGTGTACCTGGATGGCATTTTGCGCATCCTACGGCACCGGCACACCATCGATTTCCAACTGCTGACCTCACTGGGCAAG GTCTCCTATGAAGATGTGGAACATCTGCGGCCCCATGGGGTACTAGATAATACCAGAGTACCCCACTTCATGAAGGACTTGGAACGTTACCGGCAGCAGCTGGAACACATCATGACCACCAACCGACTAGATGAAGCGGAGCTGGGCCGCCTACTGCCCGACTGA
- the Nol3 gene encoding nucleolar protein 3 isoform X2 produces MGNVQERPSETIDRERKRLVETLQADSGLLLDALVARGVLTGPEYEALDALPDAERRVRRLLLLVQSKGEAACQELLRCAQQTVRMPDPTWDWQHVGPGYRDRSYEPSCPGHWTPEAPSSGTTCPGLPRASEQEEVEGPEGSEAVQPGTPEEPELEAEATEGDEPDLEQEMDPEPEVELEPEPEPEAEPDPDPEPEPETDFQEEDESEDS; encoded by the exons ATGGGCAACGTGCAGGAGCGGCCATCGGAGACCATTGACCGGGAACGAAAACGGCTGGTAGAGACATTGCAGGCAGACTCTGGGCTGCTGCTGGATGCGCTGGTGGCCCGGGGCGTCCTCACTGGGCCCGAGTATGAAGCCTTGGATGCGCTGCCTGACGCAGAGCGCAGGGTGCGCCGCCTACTGCTGTTGGTGCAGAGCAAGGGCGAGGCAGCCTGCCAGGAGCTACTGCGCTGTGCCCAGCAAACAGTACGCATGCCAGACCCGACCTGGGATTGGCAGCACGTGGGGCCTG GCTACCGGGACCGCAGCTATGAGCCTTCATGTCCAGGCCACTGGACGCCAGAAGCACCCAGTTCAGGGACCACATGTCCTGGGCTGCCCAGAGCTTCAGAGCAAGAGGAGGTCGAAGGTCCTGAGGGCTCTGAGGCAGTGCAGCCTGGAACTCCAGAGGAGCCAGAACTAGAAGCTGAAGCTACTGAAGGGGATGAGCCAGACCTGGAACAAGAAATGGATCCGGAACCAGAGGTAGAACTggagccggagccggagccggAGGCGGAACCAGACCCAGACCCGGAGCCTGAGCCAGAGACTGACTTCCAAGAAGAGGATGAGTCTGAAG ATTCCTGA
- the Nol3 gene encoding nucleolar protein 3 isoform X1 → MGNVQERPSETIDRERKRLVETLQADSGLLLDALVARGVLTGPEYEALDALPDAERRVRRLLLLVQSKGEAACQELLRCAQQTVRMPDPTWDWQHVGPGYRDRSYEPSCPGHWTPEAPSSGTTCPGLPRASEQEEVEGPEGSEAVQPGTPEEPELEAEATEGDEPDLEQEMDPEPEVELEPEPEPEAEPDPDPEPEPETDFQEEDESEGCEST, encoded by the exons ATGGGCAACGTGCAGGAGCGGCCATCGGAGACCATTGACCGGGAACGAAAACGGCTGGTAGAGACATTGCAGGCAGACTCTGGGCTGCTGCTGGATGCGCTGGTGGCCCGGGGCGTCCTCACTGGGCCCGAGTATGAAGCCTTGGATGCGCTGCCTGACGCAGAGCGCAGGGTGCGCCGCCTACTGCTGTTGGTGCAGAGCAAGGGCGAGGCAGCCTGCCAGGAGCTACTGCGCTGTGCCCAGCAAACAGTACGCATGCCAGACCCGACCTGGGATTGGCAGCACGTGGGGCCTG GCTACCGGGACCGCAGCTATGAGCCTTCATGTCCAGGCCACTGGACGCCAGAAGCACCCAGTTCAGGGACCACATGTCCTGGGCTGCCCAGAGCTTCAGAGCAAGAGGAGGTCGAAGGTCCTGAGGGCTCTGAGGCAGTGCAGCCTGGAACTCCAGAGGAGCCAGAACTAGAAGCTGAAGCTACTGAAGGGGATGAGCCAGACCTGGAACAAGAAATGGATCCGGAACCAGAGGTAGAACTggagccggagccggagccggAGGCGGAACCAGACCCAGACCCGGAGCCTGAGCCAGAGACTGACTTCCAAGAAGAGGATGAGTCTGAAGGTTGTGAGAGCACCTAA
- the Kiaa0895l gene encoding uncharacterized protein KIAA0895-like homolog isoform X2: MVLDSGTQVYEQAPPSPPAGSPSPHHKLKPSNQNGPPLYPWPQSLGMPLALAVPSALQQQTMWQTFSELHLEQRSHMRRSESTYSVNSTGRRGRGKAPAGRGCDPGGTLRPAASLPHIAKIRKDVGSNSSSKSPCMLVALRPTNMEQEREKFFQSHYTYNPQFEYQEPMPMSVLEKYQEASAQFMHQAVGIIEAVLEKFGTYENFEAATGGQLLTKCQIWSIVRKYMQKEGCVGEVVVQLSEDLLSQAVMMVENSRPTLAINLTGARQYWLEGMLRHEIGTHYLRGVNNSRQPWHSAEGRLQYGLQPANPTEEGLASLHSVLFRKQPFLWRAALLYYTIHQAARMSFRQLFQDLAQYVQDEGVRWEYCVRAKRGQTDTSQPELCSVKAWTLGKADKKKVLVAQIRCVT, encoded by the exons ATGGTGCTGGACTCGGGGACCCAAGTGTATGAGCAGGCACCCCCCAGCCCACCTGCCGGTTCCCCATCTCCGCACCATAAGCTGAAGCCCTCAAACCAAAATGGGCCACCTCTGTACCCCTGGCCTCAGTCCCTGGGTATGCCCTTGGCTCTGGCAGTTCCCTCAGCACTGCAGCAGCAGACTATGTGGCAGACCTTCTCAGAGCTGCACTTGGAACAGCGTAGCCACATGCGGCGCAGCGAGAGCACCTACAGTGTAAATAGTACTGGCCGGCGGGGGCGTGGCAAAGCCCCAGCTGGACGGGGTTGTGATCCAGGAGGGACCCTGCGGCCTGCAGCCTCCTTACCTCATATTGCTAAGATTCGAAAGGATGTAGGCAGTAATAGCAGCAGCAAGAGCCCCTGTATGCTGGTGGCCCTGCGGCCAACTAACATGGAACAGGAACGGGAAAAGTTCTTCCAGTCTCATTATACCTACAATCCACAATTTGAGTATCAGGAACCGATGCCAATGAGTGTGCTGGAGAAGTACCAGGAGGCCTCTGCACAGTTTATGCATCAG GCAGTTGGCATCATTGAGGCTGTCCTGGAGAAGTTTGGCACTTATGAAAACTTTGAGGCTGCCACAGGGGGCCAGCTGCTGACCAAGTGCCAGATTTGGTCCATTGTGCGCAAATACATGCAGAAGGAAGGCTGCGTTGGGGAG GTTGTGGTGCAACTGAGTGAAGATCTGCTATCCCAGGCAGTAATGATGGTGGAGAACAGCCGACCCACACTGGCCATCAACTTGACTGGAGCCCGCCAGTATTGGTTGGAAGGCATGCTGCGGCACGAGATAG GCACCCACTACCTGCGTGGTGTGAATAATTCGCGGCAACCATGGCACAGCGCAGAAGGCAGACTGCAGTATGGCCTTCAGCCAGCCAACCCCACTGAGGAGGGCCTGGCCAGCCTGCATAGTGTGCTCTTTCGAAAGCAACCATTCCTGTGGCGTGCCGCCCTGCTCTACTATACCATCCACCAGGCGGCGCGCATGTCCTTCCGCCAGCTCTTCCAGGATCTGGCGCAATATGTGCAGGACGAGGGTGTGCGCTGGGAGTACTGTGTCCGTGCCAAGCGAGGACAGACGGATACCTCCCAGCCAG AGTTATGTTCGGTGAAGGCCTGGACACTTGGGAAGGCAGACAAAAAGAAAGTTTTGGTAGCCCAGATCAGGTGTGTGACCTAG